The window GCTTCGCTTGGGAGCGCGGTTCTGGTAGCCGTGCCCGAAATGTCGGAAATCACCCTCCCCTCCGTCACCACTGCCAAAGGCGACCTCTGGGTGTTCGGCTACGGCTCGCTGATGTGGCGGCCGGGCTTCGAATTCGAGGAGCGCGTCCCGGCGCGGCTGGTCGGCGAGCATCGCGCGCTCTGTGTCTATTCCTTCGTGCACCGTGGCACGCCGGAGAAGCCGGGTCTGGTGCTCGGCCTCGACCGCGGCGGCGCCTGCCGCGGCATCGCCTTCCGCGTCGCCGAAAATAACCGCGCCGACGTCGTGGCCTATTTGCGCGGGCGCGAGCAGGTGACGTCGGTCTATCGCGAAGTCATGCGTTCGGTCTGGCTGGAGAACGACGCGCGGCAGCGCGTCTCCGCGCTCGCCTATGTCGTCGACCGCGGCCATGTGCAATATGCCGGCCGGCTGTCGCTCACCGACCAGCATCGCCACGTGCTCCAGGGCCACGGCCAGTCCGGCGCCAACCGCGACTACGTGACCGCGACGGTGAAGGCGATCGAGGCCGAAGGTTTTCGCGATGCGCCGCTGCATCAGCTTGCCATGATGCTGCATGGTGATGCGCATTCTCCGCACGCGCCGGCTCCGGTGGACGATCGGGAAAACCGCTAGCTCTCCGACGGCGCATAGCTCGGCGCCGAGCCGATCAGCTGCTCCTGCTCCTTGCGGCCGGCTTCGACGAGGCGGCCGGTCGCGTCTTCGATCGCCGTTTGCACACGGGAGAGAAACTCATCCTTGGGCAAGCCCGGCGGCAGCGGATCGAGGAACTCCACCACCAGCGTGCCGGGATAGCGCATGAAGGTGCGGCGCGGCCAGAACAGGCCGGAATTGAGCGCGATCGGCAGGCACTGCGCGCCGCAGGACGAATAGATCTGCGCGAAGCCGCTCTTGTAGTCCGGTGGCGCGCCCGGAGCGCGGCGCGTGCCTTCGGGAAAGATCACGAGCTGCCCGCCGCTGCGCACCGCCTCCCGCGCCCGGCGCGTCATGTCCAGCAGCGCCTTGACGCCGGCGTTGCGGTCGATCGCGATCATCCCGGTCTTGACCAGGAACTGACCGAACACCGGGATCTGCATGAGCTGACGCTTGAGGATAAAAATCGGACGGTCGAAAAAGCCCGGCAGGACGAACGTCTCCCAGAACGACTGGTGCTTCGCCACGACGACCAATGGTCCCGTCGGAATCTTTTCGAGGCCGCGGAATTCCACCTTGATATTGCAGACCGCCCGCATCAGGAATAGCGTCGCCTTCGCCCACCATTGCGCGACAGTCAGCATAGCGCGCGGCGGCAATGCGAAGGTCGGCAGCGCCACGATCGCGAG of the Bradyrhizobium sp. WSM1417 genome contains:
- a CDS encoding gamma-glutamylcyclotransferase, with protein sequence MSEITLPSVTTAKGDLWVFGYGSLMWRPGFEFEERVPARLVGEHRALCVYSFVHRGTPEKPGLVLGLDRGGACRGIAFRVAENNRADVVAYLRGREQVTSVYREVMRSVWLENDARQRVSALAYVVDRGHVQYAGRLSLTDQHRHVLQGHGQSGANRDYVTATVKAIEAEGFRDAPLHQLAMMLHGDAHSPHAPAPVDDRENR
- a CDS encoding 1-acyl-sn-glycerol-3-phosphate acyltransferase, encoding MFLIFLRSLVFNVLFYTVLVCLAIVALPTFALPPRAMLTVAQWWAKATLFLMRAVCNIKVEFRGLEKIPTGPLVVVAKHQSFWETFVLPGFFDRPIFILKRQLMQIPVFGQFLVKTGMIAIDRNAGVKALLDMTRRAREAVRSGGQLVIFPEGTRRAPGAPPDYKSGFAQIYSSCGAQCLPIALNSGLFWPRRTFMRYPGTLVVEFLDPLPPGLPKDEFLSRVQTAIEDATGRLVEAGRKEQEQLIGSAPSYAPSES